In Helianthus annuus cultivar XRQ/B chromosome 8, HanXRQr2.0-SUNRISE, whole genome shotgun sequence, a single genomic region encodes these proteins:
- the LOC110872267 gene encoding probable protein phosphatase 2C 27 isoform X1, whose amino-acid sequence MAGGTGVTPSCVIVEEDDFKNNNININITSGVEEERLKNSDQLDQLEVGKPPRHMSVVRHSVSTATLLPPANPDFDLGIVGESEYMPMMIRSGSCAEKGPKEYMEDEHICIDDLLEHLDTIEGLPPVGAFYGVFDGHGGTDAASYVRKNILKFIIEDPQFPGCLKKAIRNAYIKADQAFAENSSVDISSGTTALTTLVFGRMMVVANAGDCRAVLGKRGKAIELSNDHKPNSLSERHRIEQLGGVIYDGYLNGQLSVARALGDWHMKGPKGSACPLSAEPELQEILLMEDDEFLIMGCDGLWDVMSSQCAVTIARKELMIHNDPERCSRELVREALKRSTCDNLTVIVICFSPDPPPWIEIQSQIGHRRGISSEGLNFLKGILDGNL is encoded by the exons ATGGCTGGTGGAACTGGTGTTACACCATCATGTGTGATTGTAGAAGAAGATGATTTTaagaataataatattaatattaatatcacTTCTGGGGTGGAAGAAGAAAGATTAAAGAATTCAGACCAGTTGGATCAACTGGAAGTTGGAAAACCGCCAAGACATATGTCGGTTGTTCGCCATAGCGTGAGCACTGCTACGCTGCTGCCGCCTGCAAATCCG GACTTTGACCTTGGGATTGTTGGGGAATCTGAATATATGCCGATGATGATTCGATCAGGAAGTTGTGCGGAGAAAGGGCCGAAGGAATACATGGAAGATGAACATATATGTATAGACGATCTTCTAGAACATTTAGACACGATAGAAGGTTTACCTCCCGTTGGAGCTTTCTATGGG GTTTTTGATGGGCATGGTGGAACCGATGCTGCATCGTATGTTAGAAAGAACATATTGAAGTTCATAATTGAGGACCCGCAGTTTCCGGGCTGCTTGAAGAAGGCGATAAGAAATGCATACATAAAAGCCgatcaagcatttgcagaaaacAGTTCTGTTGATATATCTTCGGGAACCACTGCATTGACCACTCTTGTATTTGGAAG GATGATGGTAGTTGCAAATGCCGGTGATTGTCGGGCCGTTTTAGGAAAACGAGGCAAAGCAATAGAATTATCGAACGACCACAAACCTAATAGTTTATCAGAGAGGCATAGAATTGAACAGCTCGGTGGTGTGATTTATGACGGGTACTTAAATGGTCAATTATCGGTGGCCCGAGCTCTTGGAGACTGGCACATGAAAGGCCCGAAAGGCTCTGCTTGCCCGTTAAGTGCCGAGCCGGAGTTGCAAGAAATTTTATTGATGGAAGATGATGAGTTTCTTATAATGGGGTGTGATGGACTGTGGGATGTCATGAGCAGTCAATGTGCTGTGACAATAGCCCGAAAAGAATTAATGATTCATAACGACCCGGAAAGATGCTCGAGAGAGCTCGTTCGTGAAGCACTTAAACGGAGTACGTGTGATAATTTGACGGTAATTGTGATATGTTTTTCTCCAGATCCACCACCTTGGATTGAGATTCAATCACAAATCGGACATAGGAGGGGTATTTCTTCAGAAGGCTTAAACTTTCTTAAGGGCATTTTAGATGGTAATTTATAA
- the LOC110872267 gene encoding probable protein phosphatase 2C 27 isoform X2: MEDEHICIDDLLEHLDTIEGLPPVGAFYGVFDGHGGTDAASYVRKNILKFIIEDPQFPGCLKKAIRNAYIKADQAFAENSSVDISSGTTALTTLVFGRMMVVANAGDCRAVLGKRGKAIELSNDHKPNSLSERHRIEQLGGVIYDGYLNGQLSVARALGDWHMKGPKGSACPLSAEPELQEILLMEDDEFLIMGCDGLWDVMSSQCAVTIARKELMIHNDPERCSRELVREALKRSTCDNLTVIVICFSPDPPPWIEIQSQIGHRRGISSEGLNFLKGILDGNL; this comes from the exons ATGGAAGATGAACATATATGTATAGACGATCTTCTAGAACATTTAGACACGATAGAAGGTTTACCTCCCGTTGGAGCTTTCTATGGG GTTTTTGATGGGCATGGTGGAACCGATGCTGCATCGTATGTTAGAAAGAACATATTGAAGTTCATAATTGAGGACCCGCAGTTTCCGGGCTGCTTGAAGAAGGCGATAAGAAATGCATACATAAAAGCCgatcaagcatttgcagaaaacAGTTCTGTTGATATATCTTCGGGAACCACTGCATTGACCACTCTTGTATTTGGAAG GATGATGGTAGTTGCAAATGCCGGTGATTGTCGGGCCGTTTTAGGAAAACGAGGCAAAGCAATAGAATTATCGAACGACCACAAACCTAATAGTTTATCAGAGAGGCATAGAATTGAACAGCTCGGTGGTGTGATTTATGACGGGTACTTAAATGGTCAATTATCGGTGGCCCGAGCTCTTGGAGACTGGCACATGAAAGGCCCGAAAGGCTCTGCTTGCCCGTTAAGTGCCGAGCCGGAGTTGCAAGAAATTTTATTGATGGAAGATGATGAGTTTCTTATAATGGGGTGTGATGGACTGTGGGATGTCATGAGCAGTCAATGTGCTGTGACAATAGCCCGAAAAGAATTAATGATTCATAACGACCCGGAAAGATGCTCGAGAGAGCTCGTTCGTGAAGCACTTAAACGGAGTACGTGTGATAATTTGACGGTAATTGTGATATGTTTTTCTCCAGATCCACCACCTTGGATTGAGATTCAATCACAAATCGGACATAGGAGGGGTATTTCTTCAGAAGGCTTAAACTTTCTTAAGGGCATTTTAGATGGTAATTTATAA
- the LOC110872268 gene encoding protein canopy-1 isoform X1 has protein sequence MAVAVALRRLIFVTTIFVALSLAHSIHDKCRACNAVAEELELELMKEKPKNHLDMRHRLDSKGQRQGKVIDYKVSELRVVDLLDGLCDKMQDYTLQKVDSTKKIWMKVDDWDNITSNKQESRAYSKEISSYCGRLLEETEDELADLIKKGSVKVGEVSKVLCHDLSKHCNSSTSHDHESSHDEDDEIHGEL, from the exons ATGGCGGTTGCGGTGGCGTTGCGACGCTTGATCTTCGTGACGACAATATTCGTCGCTTTATCGTTAGCTCATTCAATTCATGACAAATGCAGAGCTTGCAATGCCGTAGCT GAGGAGCTGGAACTTGAACTGATGAAG GAGAAACCAAAAAACCATCTGGATATGAGACATCGATTGGACTCCAAAGGTCAACGTCAAGGAAAAGTGATAGATTACaa AGTCAGTGAACTGAGAGTGGTTGACCTCCTGGATGGGCTTTGCGATAAGATGCAAGACTACACTCTTCAGAAG GTGGATTCAACTAAAAAAATATGGATGAAAGTGGATGATTGGGATAACATCACTAGCA ATAAGCAAGAGTCGCGTGCTTACTCAAAGGAGATATCATCTTATTGTGGAAG ATTACTCGAGGAAACCGAAGATGAG TTGGCAGACTTGATAAAGAAAGGATCGGTTAAAGTAGGAGAAGTGAGCAAAGTTTTATGTCACGACCTTAGCAAACACTGCAACTCGTCAACAAG TCATGACCATGAGTCAAGtcatgatgaagatgatgaaattCATGGAGAACTTTGA
- the LOC110872269 gene encoding U-box domain-containing protein 44, with translation MAGNWDESHEIGSQSDDSFQYEKLHIEPIYDAFICPLSKQVMTDPVTIENGQTFERAAIQNWFNECKESNRKLVCPMTLKELKTTDMNPSIALRNTIEEWSARNEAVQFDMARVSLNLSCPETDILRALRFVQRICQQSVSNKHIIRNSELIPMIVDMLKSSSRRVRCRTLKTLRVVVEDDDDNKEIMAEGDNVRTVVKFLSHEKSKEREDAVSLLFELSKLESLCDKIGSVNGAILMLVGMTSSKSENLLTVEMADKTLENLEKNENNVRQMAENGRLQPLLTLILEGSPETKLSMASYLGELALSNDVKVLVARTVGSSLINLMKSGNMESREAALKALNQVSSCDPSAKILVDEGILSPLVQHLFSGQNQLPMRLKEISATILANIVTSDCEFDSIPVGPNNQTFVSEYIIHNLLHLISNTGPAIEGKLLQVLVGLTSSPATLTGVVSAIKSSGAINGLVQFVEAPQQDLRLASIKLLQNLSPNMGQELASSLRGTAGQLSGLIKVIAENIASTEEQAAAVGILADLPEEDIGLTRQLLDEGAFEMMISRIRMIRQGEPRRSRFVTPYLEGLVGVLSRITFVLPNEPKAVSLCRDHDLTGLFTELLQQSGLDKVQMVSAYALENLSQESKNLTKLPEIPEPGFCGSIFPCFSTQPVMTGLCRVHRGSCSQRDTFCLLEGPALPRLVALLDHADVKVVEASLAALSTLLDDGVNIEGGVAVLCEVEGIKPVLDVLLEKQTENLGRRAVWVVERLLRTDDIAYEVSGDPNVSTALVDAFHNGDYSTRQIAERALRHIDKIPNFSEIFPNA, from the exons ATGGCCGGGAACTGGGATGAAAGTCATGAAATCGGTAGCCAATCAGATGACAGCTTTCAATATGAAAAACTACACATAGAGCCTATTTACGATGCGTTCATATGCCCTCTTTCAAAACAAGTAATGACAGACCCTGTAACGATCGAAAACGGGCAAACATTTGAACGTGCAGCCATTCAAAACTGGTTCAACGAATGTAAAGAAAGCAACAGGAAACTGGTTTGCCCTATGACATTAAAAGAACTAAAAACAACTGATATGAATCCAAGTATTGCTTTGAGGAACACAATTGAAGAATGGAGTGCTAGAAATGAAGCTGTTCAGTTTGACATGGCCCGGGTATCGTTGAATCTTAGTTGTCCTGAGACGGATATCTTGCGTGCTCTAAGATTCGTTCAACGTATTTGCCAACAAAGTGTttcaaataagcatattattaggaaTTCTGAGCTGATTCCGATGATTGTTGATATGTTGAAGAGCAGTAGTCGTAGAGTCAGGTGTAGAACTTTGAAGACTCTTCGAGTTGTGGTGGAAGATGATGACGATAATAAG GAAATAATGGCTGAAGGGGATAACGTGCGCACAGTAGTCAAATTCTTGTCTCATGAAAAGTCAAAAGAGAGAGAAGATGCTGTCTCCTTGCTCTTTGAGCTCTCAAAGTTGGAATCTTTATGTGATAAAATCGGATCTGTTAATGGTGCAATTCTCATGTTAGTTGGAATGACAAGTAGTAAATCTGAAAATCTGTTGACAGTTGAGATGGCAGATAAAACTTTGGAAAATTTGGAGAAGAATGAGAATAATGTGAGGCAAATGGCTGAAAATGGCAGATTGCAGCCTCTTTTGACACTTATACTTGAAG GTTCTCCAGAAACCAAACTATCCATGGCTTCATACCTCGGCGAGCTGGCTCTAAGCAACGATGTAAAAGTCTTGGTGGCTCGAACCGTTGGTTCATCATTAATCAACCTCATGAAAAGTGGTAACATGGAGTCTCGAGAAGCGGCTCTAAAAGCCCTGAACCAAGTCTCATCATGTGACCCAAGTGCCAAAATATTGGTTGATGAAGGTATACTTTCACCGCTAGTCCAACACCTTTTTTCGGGCCAGAACCAGCTCCCAATGCGACTCAAAGAAATCTCCGCTACGATACTCGCAAACATTGTAACCTCGGATTGCGAATTTGACTCGATCCCCGTGGGCCCCAACAACCAGACCTTTGTGTCGGAATACATAATACATAACCTACTCCATTTGATCAGTAACACCGGGCCCGCAATCGAAGGCAAACTGTTACAAGTCCTTGTTGGGCTCACCAGCTCTCCGGCTACATTGACCGGTGTCGTGTCTGCTATCAAAAGCTCAGGTGCTATTAACGGGCTAGTGCAGTTCGTTGAAGCCCCACAGCAAGATCTCCGTTTGGCTTCGATTAAACTTCTACAAAATCTTTCACCAAACATGGGTCAAGAACTGGCCAGTTCGTTACGTGGGACTGCGGGCCAGCTCAGCGGGTTAATAAAAGTAATTGCGGAAAACATTGCAAGTACAGAAGAACAAGCGGCAGCAGTTGGGATCCTAGCAGATCTCCCCGAAGAAGATATAGGCCTAACACGTCAACTGCTCGATGAAGGTGCGTTCGAAATGATGATTTCGAGAATCAGAATGATTCGACAAGGAGAACCAAGAAGAAGCCGGTTTGTAACACCGTATTTAGAAGGGCTTGTCGGGGTACTTTCAAGGATTACATTTGTGTTACCCAACGAGCCGAAAGCCGTCTCTTTGTGTCGGGATCATGATCTTACGGGGTTATTCACCGAACTCCTTCAACAAAGCGGGCTCGATAAAGTGCAGATGGTCTCGGCTTATGCTTTGGAGAATCTATCTCAAGAATCCAAAAACCTGACCAAACTTCCGGAGATCCCTGAACCGGGGTTCTGTGGGTCGATCTTTCCTTGTTTTAGTACACAACCGGTGATGACGGGTTTATGTCGGGTTCATCGTGGCTCGTGTTCACAAAGGGATACTTTTTGTTTGTTAGAAGGACCGGCATTACCGAGACTGGTGGCTCTTTTAGATCATGCAGATGTGAAGGTGGTTGAAGCGTCTTTAGCTGCATTGTCAACTTTATTAGACGACGGTGTGAATATAGAAGGAGGGGTGGCGGTTTTATGCGAGGTGGAAGGGATTAAACCGGTTCTTGATGTTTTACTCGAGAAACAAACTGAGAATTTAGGAAGGCGAGCGGTTTGGGTGGTGGAAAGACTTTTAAGGACGGATGATATTGCCTATGAGGTGTCGGGTGATCCTAACGTTAGCACTGCACTCGTGGATGCATTCCACAATGGTGACTATAGTACACGTCAGATTGCGGAACGTGCCCTGAGACACATTGATAAGATTCCTAACTTCTCAGAAATCTTTCCCAACGCGTAA
- the LOC110872268 gene encoding protein canopy-1 isoform X2, translating into MAVAVALRRLIFVTTIFVALSLAHSIHDKCRACNAVAEELELELMKEKPKNHLDMRHRLDSKGQRQGKVIDYKVSELRVVDLLDGLCDKMQDYTLQKVDSTKKIWMKVDDWDNITSNKQESRAYSKEISSYCGRLLEETEDELADLIKKGSVKVGEVSKVLCHDLSKHCNSSTSHDEDDEIHGEL; encoded by the exons ATGGCGGTTGCGGTGGCGTTGCGACGCTTGATCTTCGTGACGACAATATTCGTCGCTTTATCGTTAGCTCATTCAATTCATGACAAATGCAGAGCTTGCAATGCCGTAGCT GAGGAGCTGGAACTTGAACTGATGAAG GAGAAACCAAAAAACCATCTGGATATGAGACATCGATTGGACTCCAAAGGTCAACGTCAAGGAAAAGTGATAGATTACaa AGTCAGTGAACTGAGAGTGGTTGACCTCCTGGATGGGCTTTGCGATAAGATGCAAGACTACACTCTTCAGAAG GTGGATTCAACTAAAAAAATATGGATGAAAGTGGATGATTGGGATAACATCACTAGCA ATAAGCAAGAGTCGCGTGCTTACTCAAAGGAGATATCATCTTATTGTGGAAG ATTACTCGAGGAAACCGAAGATGAG TTGGCAGACTTGATAAAGAAAGGATCGGTTAAAGTAGGAGAAGTGAGCAAAGTTTTATGTCACGACCTTAGCAAACACTGCAACTCGTCAACAAG tcatgatgaagatgatgaaattCATGGAGAACTTTGA